In Chiloscyllium plagiosum isolate BGI_BamShark_2017 chromosome 35, ASM401019v2, whole genome shotgun sequence, a genomic segment contains:
- the hspb2 gene encoding heat shock protein beta-2: MEDKTIPHAYPMSVEYEKETPTTIHDQNFGEGLSPEDILAPTLYHGYYIRPRINKQLDRGFSTIETKHHKFQVFLDVCQFLPDEISVRTVDNLLEVSGRHPQKLDSHGFISREFTRTYILPLDVDPLLVRSSLSHDGILCIEAQRKGDEIQPKVNQVKLNVESAPMAKEPGEDPGKEKQKDK; the protein is encoded by the exons ATGGAGGACAAGACCATCCCACATGCTTATCCGATGAGTGTAGAGTACGAGAAGGAGACACCGACAACTATCCACGACCAGAACTTCGGGGAAG GTTTGTCACCAGAAGATATTTTAGCTCCTACATTATACCATGGTTATTACATCAGACCCAGGATCAATAAGCAACTGGACCGAGGCTTTTCAACAATTGAAACAAAGCATCATAAGTTTCAGGTATTTCTGGATGTGTGCCAGTTCCTGCCGGATGAGATCTCCGTCCGGACAGTGGATAACCTTCTGGAAGTGTCTGGAAGGCATCCACAGAAACTGGACAGTCACGGGTTTATCTCCCGGGAGTTCACCCGCACCTACATCCTACCCCTGGACGTGGACCCTCTGCTTGTTCGGTCATCACTGTCCCATGATGGTATCCTGTGCATTGAGGCGCAAAGAAAAGGAGATGAGATCCAGCCCAAAGTAAACCAAGTGAAACTCAACGTGGAGTCAGCGCCCATGGCAAAGGAGCCTGGGGAAGACCctggaaaagagaaacagaaggatAAGTAG